A genome region from Anastrepha obliqua isolate idAnaObli1 chromosome 4, idAnaObli1_1.0, whole genome shotgun sequence includes the following:
- the LOC129243723 gene encoding nuclear pore complex protein Nup214, with amino-acid sequence MAQQCPASIDVTDIQFKLQSKHKVFSENPKLRDNVNLLACSSNHGLLFVGNPNAPELQAFILSDVIYAKQKGEPVHVRTTELLNIPNIIACNADGSMLAVNYTLQGYGVLDIFYVPSFVTAEVQLLYSIRFPDPNVYALHILWNPVLESVIGVVLSNGNFELYTLKDGGSVEMRSIKNQQIQCGCWSPKGKQIVFGHPNGKLQQFKPDLTPVKSIVCPPDLHPGPFDTIALHWLSTFQFVVSFLTHGEEVMPNMYIVNAPKGGTPAYINYNDVCYSGSEGRKQQITFLHIVPWSLLLVRSANGVEIGLLGAKDNVDQPQWVHYMLLDEARIEMPLTEASDETYPIGLVLDTSANHELTVGERKLQTMPVIHVLSTHGHLLCFNFLNLTANAVNICSPPSAIDYPYGTFSILNEGNLTKANTPQNVVEGSQNLKLPSIEPLPPAPLLNFSTQPQINATNQNTPTFGAPGNQNVFGGGFEQKPPIVKFGVPPSNNETQSNLLSKPLVQTAPMTTVQNTLKTTQNNEVFKPLYTVSPEFSPPSIQRQQQSHQATKGPTQFDSAAKSKTQQLNLNETNSVIQQMIVMQITAFEKEIRQLGQKSKLALNDDPSVMKGYSKRLINLQEIIEQANERDFIMDVQDLRHSLTESYEMLNECRTKLEMYKNPDEPGVKYLSLYDCVSQRQLKNLQGYLAINQSIMKRLEEQMDIHWSYYQDLVRRNSKSQMRVPCLDGIYQQMTKLKNLITQQQTKLHYIKSIIKQKDLAGSSRLSNELRKEAAQGMKSDIGIVSLADSILSMSIHNITDAKSNKLSESKLNALRNFTNQKGKITIIKPRRPNRVELTSEVILESKQLIKIKESKDKQTKAIKAAEKVNEKMKEEKSATSFKPMQPQSKQAFESKLQLTKTPSSVGPFVNPQSSAPTFAPPKDSNLAQPTQQTGAPFSALNFTGSNLFAKNEPVNNENSPELSTFAANTNTFKIGVTENKPNAGVAPNKNLFSKSDSTSNFSFTPKGEAADATKPFNIASKGFTGFGQQPLASANPGTLFNKASNPADSNTTNQPNNAPKSFSFGGTFSTLTDTNSGSKTSATQNPPKLPTTTTTTLFGGVMAQPTIFNKQNENQTIAAPQLSFSSANPPILEKSSTDATQTKSGEAVALTKNVATSDQIAAASSDATQIQSNADDMLLKSLNICKPTAKEAVKPKEGNIFAFNSNTENIPQSAFQPMFDTSTSSPLVKVNTTTTATTASSTPAIFGRSGAIAESSFSPFSGTGTNISTFGSVTSSGFTSNTTPTVSTPATSAVGSTGASAFSFSNSAAFKQLPTFQNQTSSITSTPSATLSVGTPTPPVSTSAAVNTTLVATALTVTPTTTAVTVAASTTLTPTAAATTPITTIVATTPSSIAVATTPTATVATAAKSTTIAQSTDGSTVPASASTSPFFSAFVAAKAPGDSLFSKLEQQTQVANPVNLVAKTENATQPAATNLSLFGGMSLGSQPSESGGSIFGNASSGFGATGGGIFGGAATATTPISPQGITSSNTSTGSIFGNSAAKSGDTSSTSIFGGNNATKPTENTAGSIFGNAVAKSAENTSGSIFGGGAAKSPENVNVFGSPTSAGTAVSSGSIFGQSALGQSTGSIFASAANKPDSTSTASGFSFVGSAFGNATKNNSASGGSLFGGAAASPDSQQQQQSNIFGSPTGGFGATATSPFSSFSQGGTAVASPSFGSPTQQPQTGAFSRPVFGGAPTFGSPPVFGAQSTFGAAPSFGSPKGFGTFATPTTTSFGAPTTQSSNIFEALGSTDTGLSFGNLAQTTKTPANAPKPMFGGSSFMNYRA; translated from the exons ATGGCACAACAATGCCCGGCCTCTATAGATGTGACt GACATCCAATTTAAACTACAAAGCAAGCATAAAGTTTTCAGTGAAAATCCTAAACTGCGCGATAACGTTAACCTACTGGCCTGCTCTAGCAATCATGGTCTCCTATTTGTTGGAAATCCGAATGCTCCTGAATTGCAAG CCTTTATTCTGTCGGATGTTATATATGCTAAACAAAAAGGAGAGCCTGTGCATGTGCGGACCACAGAGTTACTTAATATACCAAACATAATTGCTTGCAATGCAGATGGATCAATGTTGGCGGTGAATTATACTCTACAAGGCTATGGGGTTTTGGATATTTTCTATGTGCCATCATTTGTCACTGCT GAGGTTCAATTATTGTACAGTATACGTTTTCCGGATCCAAACGTGTACGCTTTGCATATTTTATGGAACCCAGTACTTGAATCGGTAATTGGTGTAGTTCTTAGTAATGGCAATTTCGAGCTATACACACTTAAAGATGGAGGCTCAGTGGAAATGCGTTCAATTAAAAACCAGCAAATACAATGCGGTTGCTGGTCGCCGAAGGGGAAGCAAATCGTTTTTGGTCATCCCAATGGAAAGTTGCAGCAATTTAAACCTGATCTCACTCCCGTAAAAAGCATCGTTTGTCCACCTGATTTGCATCCCGGACCATTCGATACCATTGCGTTGCACTGGTTATCCACTTTTCAATTTGTAGTAAGTTTCTTGACACATGGGGAGGAAGTAATGCCGAATATGTATATCGTAAACGCGCCAAAAGGTGGAACTCCTGCCTATATAAATTACAATGACGTCTGCTACAGTGGATCTGAAGGGagaaaacaacaaataacatTCCTCCATATTGTACCATGGAGTTTGTTATTAGTCAGATCCGCAAATGGTGTTGAAATAGGTCTATTAGGCGCTAAAGACAACGTTGATCAGCCACAATGGGTCCATTATATGTTATTAGATGAAGCACGTATTGAAATGCCACTTACTGAAGCTAGCGATGAGACTTACCCCATTGGACTAGTATTAGATACATCCGCAAACCATGAGTTAACGGTGGGAGAAAGAAAATTACAAACTATGCCTGTCATTCATGTGCTTTCAACACATGGTCATTTGctctgctttaattttttaaatctgacTGCAAATGCCGTGAATATTTGTTCACCACCATCGGCAATTGATTACCCATACGGTACATTTAGTATTTTAAATGAAGGAAACTTAACGAAGGCGAATACTCCTCAAAATGTGGTG GAGGGGAGTCAAAACTTAAAGTTACCATCAATTGAGCCACTGCCACCTGCTCCATTACTTAATTTTAGCACACAACCACAGATTAACGCTACCAATCAGAATACACCAACTTTTGGGGCACCAGGGAATCAGAATGTATTTGGGGGTGGCTTTGAGCAAAAGCCGCCAATTGTAAAGTTTGGAGTTCCCCCTTCTAATAATGAGACGCAATCCAATTTATTAA GCAAACCTTTGGTGCAAACTGCTCCCATGACTACTGTACAAAACACATTAAAAACCACACAAAATAACGAAGTTTTTAAGCCTTTATATACCGTGTCACCAGAATTCTCACCACCATCTATTCAACGGCAACAGCAATCACATCAGGCAACTAAAGGTCCAACACAATTTGACAGTGcagcaaaatcaaaaacacaacAGCTTAATCTAAACGAAACCAACAGTGTTATACAACAAATGATCGTAATGCAAATTACggcatttgaaaaagaaatcagGCAACTTGGCCAAAAATCAAAACTCGCTCTA AATGATGATCCGAGTGTCATGAAGGGTTATAGTAAACGTTTGATAAATCTACAAGAAATCATAGAACAAGCAAATGAACGTGACTTTATAATGGATGTTCAAGACCTTCGACATTCACTTACGGAATCATATGAAATGCTAAACGAGTGCCGAACTAAACTGGAAATGTATAAAAATCCCGA CGAACCCGGTGTTAAGTATTTGTCTTTATATGACTGCGTTAGTCAACGCCAATTGAAGAACCTCCAAGGCTATCTTGCCATTAATCAAAGTATAATGAAACGTCTTGAAGAACAAATGGATATACATTGGAGTTATTATCAGGATTTGGTAAGGCGCAATTCGAAATCTCAAATGCGTGTACCGTGCTTGGATGGCATCTACCAACAAAtgaccaaattaaaaaatttgataacaCAGCAACAGACAAAATTGCATTATATTAAATCCATTATCAAACAAAAAGACTTGGCGGGTAGTAGCAGATTAAGTAATGAATTGCGTAAAGAAGCTGCACAAGGGATGAAATCAGATAT TGGCATTGTGTCCTTAGCAGATTCTATACTTTCGATGAGCATACACAATATTACAGACGCAAAGAGTAACAAATTATCCGAAAGCAAATTAAATGCTCTACGTAATTTCACAAATCAAAAAGGAAAGATAACAATAATTAAACCTCGGCGCCCAAATCGTGTTGAACTGACATCAGAGGTTATTTTGGAATCAAAGCAgctaatcaaaataaaagagtcGAAAGATAAGCAAACCAAAGCGATCAAAGCAGCTGAAAAGgtgaatgaaaaaatgaaagagGAGAAGTCTGCTACTTCATTCAAACCAATGCAACCGCAATCTAAACAAGCTTTTGAGTCAAAGTTACAGCTTACAAAAACTCCTTCGTCAGTCGGACCTTTTGTCAATCCACAAAGTTCCGCACCAACCTTTGCGCCACCAAAAGATTCTAATTTAGCACAGCCAACACAACAAACAGGTGCTCCGTTTTCAGCTCTCAATTTTACAGGTAGCAATTTGTTTGCCAAAAATGAACCAGTCAATAATGAAAATTCGCCGGAATTATCAACATTTGCAGCAAATACTAATACTTTCAAAATCGGCGTTACTGAGAACAAACCAAATGCTGGTGTAGCACCTAACAAAAATCTGTTCTCAAAGTCAGATTCAACATCCAACTTTTCCTTTACACCAAAGGGTGAAGCGGCAGATGCCACCAAGCCTTTTAACATTGCCTCTAAGGGATTTACAGGGTTCGGGCAGCAACCGCTGGCGAGTGCAAACCCAGGTACTCTATTCAACAAAGCAAGTAACCCAGCTGATTCAAATACTACCAATCAACCGAACAACGCGCCGAAATCGTTCAGTTTTGGTGGCACTTTTAGTACTCTCACCGATACAAATAGTGGTTCAAAAACTAGCGCAACGCAAAACCCACCAAAATTACCAaccaccacaacaacaacattatttGGCGGCGTAATGGCGCAACCcacaatttttaataagcaaaatgagAATCAAACTATTGCTGCTCCGCAACTCTCGTTTTCAAGTGCAAA TCCACCCATTTTGGAGAAAAGCTCCACTGATGCTACACAAACGAAAAGTGGTGAAGCCGTTGCTCTAACGAAGAATGTGGCTACATCAGACCAGATTGCTGCAGCCAGCAGTGACGCAACACAAATCCAAAGCAATGCAGATGATATGTTGTTAAAATCGTTAAATATCTGTAAGCCCACTGCAAAAG AAGCTGTGAAGCCAAAAGAGGGCAACATATTTGCTTTTAACTCAAATACTGAGAATATTCCACAAAGCGCTTTTCAACCCATGTTCGACACTTCAACATCGTCGCCACTTGTCAAAGTGAAtaccacaacaacagcaacgacCGCGTCGTCAACACCAGCGATTTTTGGCAGAAGTGGAGCAATAGCAGAATCGTCGTTTTCACCCTTTAGCGGCACCGGCACAAATATATCCACATTTGGTAGTGTTACTAGTAGCGGTTTTACGTCCAACACAACCCCTACTGTATCTACGCCAGCGACCAGCGCTGTTGGTAGTACTGGCGCATCTGCGTTTTCATTTAGCAACTCGGCAGCATTCAAACAGTTGCCCACTTTTCAAAATCAAACATCTTCAATAACTTCGACTCCTTCGGCCACCTTATCCGTAGGTACACCCACACCCCCAGTAAGTACGTCAGCAGCAGTTAACACAACACTTGTAGCTACTGCCTTAACCGTAACTCCCACAACAACTGCCGTGACAGTTGCTGCCTCTACAACACTAACACCAACAGCTGCTGCTacaacaccaataacaacaattgtTGCTACAACACCATCATCAATAGCTGTTGCTACAACACCAACAGCTACTGTTGCAACAGCAGCCAAATCAACCACGATTGCCCAGTCCACAGATGGCTCTACAGTCCCTGCAAGCGCCTCAACAAGCCCATTCTTTTCAGCTTTTGTCGCGGCTAAAGCACCTGGCGATTCTTTGTTCAGTAAATTAGAGCAACAAACTCAAGTGGCAAATCCCGTTAACTTGGTTGCTAAAACCGAGAATGCCACTCAACCAGCAGCAACTAATTTATCGCTATTTGGAGGCATGTCTTTGGGTAGTCAACCCTCGGAAAGTGGTGGCAGTATATTTGGCAACGCTAGCAGTGGATTTGGTGCTACCGGCGGTggcatatttggtggtgcagcTACTGCAACCACACCAATCAGCCCACAAGGCATTACCAGCAGCAATACATCTACTGGTTCCATATTTGGTAACAGTGCCGCCAAAAGTGGTGATACTTCATCCACATCAATTTTCGGTGGTAATAATGCCACCAAACCAACTGAAAATACTGCAGGATCGATATTTGGAAATGCAGTCGCTAAAAGCGCCGAAAATACCAGTGGATCCATATTTGGAGGTGGTGCTGCTAAGAGTCCGGAGAACGTCAACGTTTTTGGTTCGCCAACATCAGCTGGTACGGCTGTAAGCAGTGGTTCGATTTTCGGTCAAAGTGCTTTGGGACAATCGACTGGCAGCATCTTTGCTTCGGCCGCCAACAAACCGGATTCCACATCTACCGCATCAGGTTTTAGCTTTGTTGGCTCAGCTTTTGGCAACGCGACTAAGAATAACTCTGCATCAGGAGGTTCCCTTTTTGGTGGCGCTGCTGCTTCGCCCGActcacagcagcagcaacaatcaAACATTTTTGGATCACCAACAGGGGGTTTTGGAGCGACAGCCACTTCACCATTTAGTTCATTTTCACAAGGAGGTACAGCAGTGGCAAGCCCTAGTTTCGGATCGCCCACGCAACAACCACAAACGGGAGCCTTTTCACGTCCTGTGTTCGGTGGCGCCCCAACTTTCGGTAGTCCTCCTGTGTTTGGCGCCCAATCTACCTTTGGCGCTGCACCGTCTTTCGGAAGTCCCAAAGGATTCGGGACATTTGCTACACCCACAACCACCTCTTTTGGCGCACCCACGACGCAGAGTAGTAATATTTTTGAAGCCTTAGGCTCCACAGACACAGGATTATCTTTTGGCAATTTGGCACAAACCACGAAAACTCCAGCTAACGCGCCGAAACCCATGTTCGGAGG CTCCTCATTCATGAACTACCGAGCATAA